A window of Ananas comosus cultivar F153 linkage group 4, ASM154086v1, whole genome shotgun sequence contains these coding sequences:
- the LOC109708511 gene encoding UPF0769 protein C21orf59 homolog isoform X1 codes for MVVVHVKAGAEEEEEPQLQLQAEFLYECSSSSAVDDVAESIADIHRLQSKILHSLSPFVRTRLLPRAFPGAAESHRDPALVALERAVSEAESYASKEQVLRNRFLSPRALRDHITSIERALVLAQQEAPPGFDFQSLSEHQLHDRMRLWWAGKELASGKRLCDYIGPNEKTKIIVRLKPASTEA; via the exons ATGGTGGTGGTGCACGTGAAGGCGGgagcggaggaagaggaggagccgcagctgcagctgcaggCGGAGTTCCTGTACGAGTGTTCGTCTTCCTCCGCCGTCGACGACGTTGCCGAGTCCATCGCCGACATCCACCGTCTCCAGTCCAAGATCCTCCACTCCCTCTCCCCCTTCGTCAGGACGCGTCTCCTCCCCCGCGCCTTCCCAGGTGCAGCAGAGAGCCATCGGGACCCGGCGCTTGTTGCCCTCGAGAGAGCTGTCTCCGAGGCCGAGTCCTACGCATCAAAG GAGCAGGTGCTGCGCAATCGTTTCTTGTCGCCCCGTGCTCTCAGAGACCACATTACGAGCATCGAGAGAGCACTCGTCCTTGCTCAACAAGAGGCGCCCCCTGGGTTTGATTTTCAATCCCTATCTG AACACCAGCTTCATGATCGCATGCGGCTATGGTGGGCTGGAAAAGAACTTGCAAGTGGAAAGAGGTTATGTGATTACATAGGTCCAAATGAAAAAACAAAG ATTATCGTCAGGTTGAAGCCAGCTTCTACTGAGGCGTGA
- the LOC109708511 gene encoding UPF0769 protein C21orf59 homolog isoform X2 has protein sequence MVVVHVKAGAEEEEEPQLQLQAEFLYECSSSSAVDDVAESIADIHRLQSKILHSLSPFVRTRLLPRAFPGAAESHRDPALVALERAVSEAESYASKVLRNRFLSPRALRDHITSIERALVLAQQEAPPGFDFQSLSEHQLHDRMRLWWAGKELASGKRLCDYIGPNEKTKIIVRLKPASTEA, from the exons ATGGTGGTGGTGCACGTGAAGGCGGgagcggaggaagaggaggagccgcagctgcagctgcaggCGGAGTTCCTGTACGAGTGTTCGTCTTCCTCCGCCGTCGACGACGTTGCCGAGTCCATCGCCGACATCCACCGTCTCCAGTCCAAGATCCTCCACTCCCTCTCCCCCTTCGTCAGGACGCGTCTCCTCCCCCGCGCCTTCCCAGGTGCAGCAGAGAGCCATCGGGACCCGGCGCTTGTTGCCCTCGAGAGAGCTGTCTCCGAGGCCGAGTCCTACGCATCAAAG GTGCTGCGCAATCGTTTCTTGTCGCCCCGTGCTCTCAGAGACCACATTACGAGCATCGAGAGAGCACTCGTCCTTGCTCAACAAGAGGCGCCCCCTGGGTTTGATTTTCAATCCCTATCTG AACACCAGCTTCATGATCGCATGCGGCTATGGTGGGCTGGAAAAGAACTTGCAAGTGGAAAGAGGTTATGTGATTACATAGGTCCAAATGAAAAAACAAAG ATTATCGTCAGGTTGAAGCCAGCTTCTACTGAGGCGTGA
- the LOC109708510 gene encoding probable membrane-associated kinase regulator 4, producing the protein MEKTPPSNDHLLVVVEEDYIDMDLSSSTITSLCRSRSSSPPHSKEFEFQMSTNTQEKETTTSPADELFYKGNLLPLHLPPRLQMVQQLLNNTQTTNSAAEENIDTTTTTTITTTSVNVETNPEDYLECSARLIQSNPKRSWSKKLKLIRQTHLGTKIKASRDYIKSLFTKPSSSNDDNVYTKEGRKKDSLSQILQERYLVTETSATTLKSRIDREKLTEEDMGHRKSFSGIIKWRLTTKSSSSSSASSSCSSSFSSSSSSLGGNLSGLNQIRMLKRSNSVNSEGESSIQGAIAYCKKTQEMVSARKSVSDVGFYSFSVPNITTACESQERRELYRG; encoded by the coding sequence ATGGAGAAAACTCCCCCCTCCAATGACCACTTATTAGTAGTAGTGGAAGAAGACTACATAGATATGGATCTTAGTAGCTCCACTATCACCTCCTTGTGCCGGTCAAGATCCTCCTCCCCTCCACATTCCaaagaatttgaattccaaatGTCCACCAATACTCAGGAGAAAGAAACAACCACCTCCCCTGCCGATGAGCTCTTCTACAAAGGTAACCTCCTCCCTCTCCACCTGCCCCCTAGGCTACAAATGGTTCAACAGCTCCTCAACAACACCCAAACCACCAATTCAGCTGCGGAGGAGAACATagacaccaccaccaccaccaccatcaccaccacTAGTGTAAATGTTGAGACTAATCCAGAAGACTACTTAGAGTGCTCAGCGCGACTCATCCAATCGAACCCGAAAAGATCATGGTCCAAGAAGCTCAAGTTGATAAGGCAAACTCACCTTGGTACAAAGATTAAAGCTTCAAGAGATTATATCAAGTCTCTCTTCACCAAACCAAGTAGCTCGAATGATGACAATGTCTATACAAAAGAAGGGAGAAAGAAGGACTCACTAAGCCAAATCCTGCAGGAGAGATACTTAGTAACAGAGACCAGCGCTACAACGCTAAAAAGTAGAATTGATAGAGAGAAACTGACGGAAGAGGATATGGGTCATAGAAAATCCTTCTCTGGAATCATCAAGTGGAGATTAACAACCAAATCTTCATCGTCGAGTTCGGCTTCCTCATCatgctcttcttctttctcgtCGTCATCAAGTTCACTGGGGGGCAATTTGAGTGGGTTGAACCAGATAAGGATGCTGAAGAGGAGCAACAGTGTGAATTCGGAGGGGGAGAGCTCAATACAAGGGGCCATTGCTTATTGCAAGAAGACACAGGAGATGGTTTCAGCTAGAAAGAGTGTGAGTGATGTTGGCTTCTATTCCTTTTCTGTTCCTAATATTACTACAGCTTGTGAGAGCCAAGAGAGAAGAGAGCTCTacagaggatga